The proteins below come from a single Branchiostoma floridae strain S238N-H82 unplaced genomic scaffold, Bfl_VNyyK Sc7u5tJ_377, whole genome shotgun sequence genomic window:
- the LOC118408724 gene encoding E3 ubiquitin-protein ligase TRIM71-like produces MCNETHRGLRVSRSHKVLTIEDLQSGRLTAELRARETSKCGYHNELNKFYCDTCHRVICLHCVVTAHKDHQYVEIEKAAERERAKIKAKLPTVKNTADLHEKWIKELQSIKNDWPLQVQRTEEQIEKQAEAIIEAVQKVKSEKISQLRAMNAAREKQMEAAMEAAEMDLASAMSCVQFTDNVLEYGSPAEVMSVAGELTARMEQTADEKIAKRAELTNDFMNLTFDPPDGDPEPEVSKLIGGIKQTRTSFTSTLLSVEINVEKGTQHGSPTLLKTVGQEGRGDGQFYYPTSVAVTTDGDIVVADHDNRRLQFLDKDGSFKKKVELEFEPGCVVALTNGELLVTGDEHKIHVLDKQGRESRVIQVTGAAEKDKNTEDIAFDSLGRIIVTIGYQVLVLSFNGDNILKFGDKGQGQQKLSFYLHVTVNSSNQIIVSDCGNHNLKIFDPTGRHLFTCGSRGSGLGQLTCPYCVITDGEDNIIVADCSNHRVSVFSRDGTFIRHVLTRKEHGLNYPFGLTLTHDGHLVVSDNHSINIFKV; encoded by the coding sequence ATGTGTAACGAAACGCACCGTGGCCTCAGAGTGAGTAGATCCCACAAAGTTCTAACGATTGAAGACCTACAATCAGGCCGACTTACGGCTGAGCTTCGTGCAAGGGAGACCTCCAAGTGTGGGTATCACAATGAACTGAACAAGTTCTACTGTGACACCTGTCACCGGGTCATCTGTCTGCACTGTGTGGTAACGGCGCACAAAGATCACCAGTATGTGGAGATAGAGAAGGCGGCAGAGAGGGAGAGGGCAAAGATCAAGGCAAAACTGCCGACAGTCAAGAACACAGCAGACCTGCATGAGAAGTGGATAAAAGAGTTACAATCAATAAAGAACGATTGGCCTTTACAGGTACAGCGTACAGAAGAACAGATAGAAAAACAGGCAGAGGCTATCATAGAGGCCGTTCAGAAGGTGAAAAGTGAGAAAATCAGTCAGCTTCGCGCCATGAATGCTGCTCGGGAGAAACAGATGGAAGCCGCCATGGAGGCAGCTGAGATGGACCTGGCCTCAGCCATGAGCTGTGTCCAGTTCACGGACAATGTGTTGGAGTACGGGAGTCCAGCGGAGGTCATGTCGGTGGCCGGAGAACTGACCGCACGGATGGAGCAAACCGCTGACGAGAAAATCGCAAAGAGGGCTGAACTGACCAACGATTtcatgaacttgacctttgacccaccaGATGGTGACCCTGAACCGGAGGTTTCAAAATTGATAGGTGggataaaacaaacaagaacttCATTCACAAGCACACTGTTATCAGTTGAAATAAACGTAGAAAAAGGTACCCAACACGGAAGTCCTACACTGCTAAAAACTGTTGGTCAGGAAGGCAGAGGAGATGGACAGTTTTACTACCCTACATCAGTCGCTGTCACCACAGATGGAGACATTGTAGTGGCTGATCATGACAACAGACGCCTGCAGTTTCTTGACAAAGATGGCTCCTTTAAGAAGAAAGTTGAATTGGAGTTTGAGCCAGGGTGTGTGGTGGCACTGACAAACGGTGAACTGTTGGTGACAGGAGACGAACACAAGATTCATGTACTGGACAAACAGGGGAGGGAGTCACGTGTCATCCAGGTGACAGGGGCTGCAGAGAAAGATAAAAATACGGAAGATATCGCTTTTGACAGTTTAGGACGTATCATCGTCACTATCGGGTACCAAGTGCTTGTACTCAGTTTCAATGGGGACAACATTCTGAAGTTCggggacaaaggtcaaggtcagcagAAGCTGAGTTTCTACCTTCATGTGACCGTCAACAGCAGCAACCAAATCATCGTTAGTGACTGTGGCAACCACAACTTGAAGATATTTGACCCCACCGGTCGTCATCTCTTCACGTGCGGGTCACGTGGCTCGGGACTTGGACAGCTGACCTGCCCATACTGTGTCATCACGGACGGCGAGGACAACATCATCGTGGCTGACTGTAGCAACCACCGTGTTTCCGTGTTCAGTCGGGACGGCACGTTTATCAGACACGTGCTGACACGGAAGGAACACGGACTGAACTATCCATTTGGGCTAACACTTACTCACGACGGACATTTGGTTGTTTCTGACAATCATTCTATCAATATATTCAAGGTGTAA
- the LOC118408725 gene encoding low-density lipoprotein receptor-related protein 2-like, whose amino-acid sequence MATGLLLFVCLLSIEHASLTRAANITVECPSSTFACKTTDDCVHLSQRCDGFRSHCPDGSDEECTTPDCVSPDVFSCNIDDRCFSLSRVCNGVENCPDGSDEVDCMLKECPLPGYFKCVGSATCFPPVWQCDGWDDCEDGSDEKDCTSKECYNSYDLKCESSGVCFSPLKQCDGFDDCADGSDEENCTSIECPSPEYFKCESSGICVAPHRQCDGVADCLDGSDEENCTSIECPSPEYFKCESSGTCVPPEWQCDGFDDCSDGSDEENCPSTGNECPSPEYFKCESTGACVPPEWQCDGFDDCSDGSDEDNCPSTGTECPSPDYFQCESSSFCVPPEWQCDGFDDCSDGSDEDNCPSTGTECPSPDYFQCESSSFCVPPEWQCDVFDDCSDGSDEENCASIECPSPEDFKCESSGACVPPEWQCDGFDDCSDGSDEEKCVRIECPSPEDFKCKSSGICVAAHRQCDGDDDCLDGSDEENCTSIECPSPEYFKCEISGACVPPEWQCDGFDDCEDGSDEENCTSIECPSPEDFKCESSGICVAPHRQCDGVADCLDGSDEENCTSIECPSPEYFKCESSGACVPPEWQCDGFDYCSDGSDEENCPSTGTECPSPEYFQCESSSFCVPPEWQCDGFDDCLDGSDEENCTSIECPSPEYFKCESSGICFPQWKQCNGVDNCIDGSDEKNCTSKECPSPGYFKCESSGICVAPHWQCDGEDDCSDGSDEKNCTSMECYNPYDLNCKSSGVCFSLWRQCDGYNDCEDGSDEENCTSKECYNPYNLKCKSSGVCFSSWRQCNGLDDCEDGSDEDNCTSKECYNPYDLKCKSSGVCFSLWRQCDGYNDCEDGSDEENCTSKECYNPYDLKCKSSGVCFSSWRQCNGLDDCEDGSDEDNCTSKECYNPYDLKCKSSGVCFSLWRQCDGYNDCEDGSDEESCTNQGPCAEQGLWQCDVYTRTCINQTSVCDGNEDCQFGTDEKNCASVPKDCFFTCRDNVTCLPTRQLGDGQKDCTDGEDERPGDVEQALTEMWGSCSYNCSSVYGNASCVPDAFSCDGDADCLEEEDEQGCIEHIYIIYNRASLDGYSSGGADGSAGDMSTQTSATRTAGTTQNYVETAECPTFYCGLSSSMEPSCVQDHLICDGQPDCTLGEDEQGCGNADDTPTQATITSTAGTTTQDSGETAECPTFYCSLSGSTDPSCVQDHLICDGQPDCESGEDEQGCGKADDTSTQATITPTAGTTTQDSGEEAHCPTFYCSLSSSTDLSCVQDHLICDGQLDCVLGEDELGCGKADDTSTQATITSTAGATTHDSGETAECPTFYCGLPGSMDPSCVQDHLICDGQLDCALGEDEQGCSHEDDTSTQTDPTPSNEPVSYGEQTGFYVGNHGSKNQPVVWLTAAVLGCLIFYRQYF is encoded by the exons ATGGCCACTGGCTTGCTTCTTTTTGTATGCCTGCTGTCCATCGAGCATGCCTCCCTCACTCGTGCTGCCAACATAACCGTAGAGTGCCCGTCCTCTACCTTTGCATGCAAGACGACCGACGACTGCGTCCATCTAAGCCAGCGGTGTGACGGGTTCCGGTCCCATTGTCCGGACGGTTCCGATGAAGAGTGCACGACTCCGGACTGTGTGTCCCCAGACGTTTTCAGCTGTAATATTGACGACCGCTGCTTCTCTCTCTCCCGAGTGTGTAATGGAGTAGAAAACTGTCCCGACGGCTCCGATGAGGTAGATTGCATGTTAAAAGAGTGTCCCTTACCAGGCTATTTCAAGTGTGTAGGTAGTGCCACTTGTTTCCCGCCAGTGTGGCAATGTGACGGGTGGGATGATTGTGAAGACGGCTCAGATGAGAAAGATTGCACTAGCAAAGAGTGCTACAACTCCTACGATCTCAAGTGTGAAAGTAGTGGAGTATGTTTCTCTCCATTGAAGCAATGTGACGGTTTTGACGATTGTGCagacggttcagatgaggaAAACTGCACCAGCATTGAGTGTCCCTCGCCCGAGTATTTTAAGTGTGAAAGTAGTGGTATTTGTGTCGCACCACATCGGCAATGTGACGGTGTGGCTGATTGTCTagacggttcagatgaggaAAATTGTACCAGCATTGAATGTCCCTCTCCCGAGTATTTCAAGTGTGAAAGTAGTGGAACATGTGTCCCACCAGAGTGGCAATGTGACGGTTTTGACGATTGTTCagacggttcagatgaggaAAATTGCCCCAGCACTGGCAATGAGTGTCCCTCGCCCGAGTATTTCAAGTGTGAAAGTACTGGAGCATGTGTCCCACCAGAGTGGCAATGTGACGGTTTTGACGATTGTTCagacggttcagatgaggaCAATTGCCCAAGCACTGGCACTGAGTGTCCCTCGCCCGACTATTTTCAGTGTGAAAGCAGTAGTTTTTGTGTCCCACCAGAGTGGCAATGTGACGGTTTTGACGATTGTTCagacggttcagatgaggaCAATTGCCCAAGCACTGGCACTGAGTGTCCCTCGCCCGACTATTTTCAGTGTGAAAGCAGTAGTTTTTGTGTCCCACCAGAGTGGCAATGTGACGTTTTTGACGATTGTTCagacggttcagatgaggaAAACTGCGCCAGCATTGAATGTCCCTCGCCCGAGGATTTTAAGTGTGAAAGTAGTGGAGCATGTGTCCCACCAGAGTGGCAATGTGACGGTTTTGACGATTGTTCagacggttcagatgaggaAAAATGCGTCAGAATTGAGTGTCCCTCGCCCGAGGATTTTAAGTGTAAAAGTAGTGGTATTTGTGTCGCAGCACATCGGCAATGTGACGGTGATGATGATTGTCTagacggttcagatgaggaAAATTGTACCAGCATTGAATGTCCCTCTCCCGAGTATTTCAAGTGTGAAATTAGTGGAGCATGTGTCCCACCAGAGTGGCAATGTGACGGTTTTGACGATTGTGAAGATGGTTCAGATGAGGAAAACTGCACCAGCATTGAGTGCCCCTCTCCCGAGGATTTCAAGTGTGAAAGTAGTGGTATTTGTGTCGCACCACATCGGCAATGTGACGGTGTGGCTGATTGTCTagacggttcagatgaggaAAATTGTACCAGCATTGAATGTCCCTCTCCCGAGTATTTCAAGTGTGAAAGTAGTGGGGCATGTGTCCCACCAGAGTGGCAATGTGACGGTTTTGACTATTGTTCAGATGGTTCAGATGAGGAAAATTGCCCCAGCACTGGCACTGAGTGTCCCTCGCCCGAATATTTTCAGTGTGAAAGCAGTAGTTTTTGTGTCCCACCAGAGTGGCAATGTGACGGTTTTGACGATTGTTTAGATGGTTCAGATGAGGAAAACTGCACCAGCATTGAATGTCCCTCTCCCGAGTATTTCAAGTGTGAAAGTAGTGGTATTTGTTTTCCTCAATGGAAGCAATGTAACGGGGTGGATAATTGTATTGACGGTTCAGATGAGAAAAATTGTACAAGCAAAGAGTGCCCCTCTCCCGGGTATTTCAAGTGTGAAAGTAGTGGTATTTGTGTAGCACCACATTGGCAATGTGACGGTGAAGATGATTGTTCAGACGGTTCAGATGAGAAGAATTGCACTAGCATGGAGTGCTACAACCCCTACGATCTCAATTGTAAAAGTAGTGGAGTATGTTTCTCTTTATGGAGGCAATGTGACGGATACAATGATTGCGAAGATGGTTCAGATGAGGAAAATTGCACTAGCAAAGAGTGCTACAACCCCTATAATCTCAAATGTAAAAGTAGTGGAGTTTGTTTCTCTTCGTGGAGGCAATGTAACGGGTTGGATGATTGTGAagacggttcagatgaggaCAATTGCACTAGCAAAGAGTGCTACAACCCCTACGATCTCAAGTGTAAAAGTAGTGGAGTATGTTTCTCTTTATGGAGGCAATGTGACGGATACAATGATTGCGAAGATGGTTCAGATGAGGAAAATTGCACTAGCAAAGAGTGCTACAACCCATACGATCTCAAGTGTAAAAGTAGTGGAGTATGTTTCTCTTCGTGGAGGCAATGTAACGGGTTGGATGATTGTGAagacggttcagatgaggaCAATTGCACTAGCAAAGAGTGCTACAACCCATACGATCTCAAATGTAAAAGTAGTGGAGTATGTTTCTCTTTATGGAGGCAATGTGACGGATACAATGATTGCGAagacggttcagatgaggaAAGTTGCACAAACCAAGGGCCGTGTGCAGAGCAGGGACTGTGGCAGTGTGACGTGTACACCCGTACATGCATCAACCAAACCTCCGTATGTGACGGAAACGAGGACTGCCAGTTTGGGACAGACGAAAAGAACTGTGCCA GTGTGCCCAAAGACTGCTTTTTCACCTGCCGAGACAACGTCACCTGTCTGCCAACACGTCAGCTGGGTGACGGGCAGAAGGACTGTACGGACGGGGAGGACGAAAGACCCGGTGACG TTGAGCAGGCTCTGACCGAGATGTGGGGCTCCTGCAGCTACAACTGTTCATCCGTCTACGGTAACGCGTCATGCGTCCCTGACGCGTTCAGCTGTGACGGTGACGCGGACTGTTTGGAGGAAGAAGACGAGCAGGGCTGTAtcgaacatatatatataatatataataggGCTTCCTTGGACGGATATTCCTCTGGGGGAGCAGATGGCAGCGCGGGCGATATGTCCACCCAAACCAGCGCCACGCGAACCGCAGGAACTACGCAAAATTACGTAGAGACAGCGGAGTGTCCGACGTTCTACTGCGGCCTGTCCAGCTCTATGGAACCGTCCTGTGTGCAAGATCATCTGATCTGTGACGGACAACCGGACTGTACATTGGGAGAGGACGAGCAGGGATGCGGCAACGCGGACGACACGCCCACCCAAGCCACCATCACGTCAACCGCAGGCACAACTACCCAAGATTCCGGAGAGACAGCCGAGTGCCCGACGTTCTACTGCAGCCTGTCCGGCTCTACGGATCCGTCCTGTGTGCAAGATCATCTGATCTGTGACGGACAACCGGACTGTGAGTCAGGGGAGGACGAGCAGGGATGCGGCAAGGCGGACGACACGTCCACTCAAGCCACCATCACACCAACCGCAGGCACAACTACGCAAGATTCCGGAGAAGAAGCCCATTGTCCGACGTTCTACTGCAGCCTGTCCAGCTCTACGGACCTGTCATGTGTGCAAGATCATCTGATCTGTGACGGTCAACTGGACTGTGTATTGGGAGAGGACGAGCTGGGATGCGGCAAGGCGGACGACACGTCCACCCAAGCCACCATCACGTCAACCGCAGGCGCAACTACCCACGATTCCGGAGAGACAGCTGAGTGCCCGACGTTCTATTGTGGACTGCCCGGGTCTATGGATCCGTCCTGTGTGCAAGATCATCTGATCTGTGACGGTCAACTGGACTGTGCATTGGGAGAGGACGAGCAGGGATGTAGCCACGAGGACGACACATCCACCCAAACCGACCCCACTCCGAGTAACGAGCCAGTGTCGTATGGAGAGCAGACAG GGTTCTATGTAGGGAACCATGGATCCAAGAACCAGCCTGTGGTCTGGCTGACAGCCGCCGTACTGGGCTGTCTGATTTTCTATCGCCAGTATTTCTAA